One genomic window of Candidatus Paceibacterota bacterium includes the following:
- a CDS encoding TIM barrel protein translates to MKLVVKSGVQQLGWFKDKKFPYYEAYIRGDENLASLLQTEMKLISIHMPHTVDTESGKKIINFCDSGEVGEASFAKLEELLDFAWNHQVPYLVIHLGFYNSLREDRFTVLERTARRFQEYNDRGVTLCLENVPCWTNICFENEPVISDAEHFLYFKRYCPSIGLTFDVDHLAITTVFQQFYAGFKTGYLASGDRKAFRREMEWKMMQATRKDPDFFCDVVKKKIAAFLLQVQPDTVHAVGSDFCQYQDGEKLPLVGEALPLGFKGTIDGHAVEDRLDHRQWVRSLKNDPYITVELMMRKEYGYLEEIQKSRRLLESIIR, encoded by the coding sequence ATGAAACTAGTAGTTAAATCCGGTGTACAGCAATTAGGATGGTTTAAAGATAAGAAATTTCCTTACTACGAGGCTTATATTCGCGGTGATGAAAATTTAGCTTCTTTGTTGCAGACAGAGATGAAACTTATTTCGATTCATATGCCGCATACGGTTGATACCGAGTCTGGAAAAAAAATAATAAATTTTTGTGATTCTGGAGAAGTGGGAGAGGCTTCTTTTGCAAAGTTGGAGGAACTACTAGATTTTGCCTGGAATCATCAGGTGCCTTACCTAGTAATTCATCTTGGCTTTTATAACTCGTTACGTGAGGATAGATTTACCGTTTTAGAAAGAACCGCACGACGCTTTCAAGAGTATAATGATCGGGGAGTAACTTTATGTCTAGAAAATGTGCCTTGCTGGACTAACATCTGCTTTGAAAATGAGCCGGTGATTAGCGATGCGGAGCATTTTTTGTATTTTAAGCGATATTGCCCATCTATCGGGCTGACGTTTGATGTAGATCATCTGGCGATCACGACAGTGTTTCAGCAATTCTATGCCGGTTTTAAGACAGGATATCTTGCCAGTGGGGATCGGAAAGCATTTAGGAGGGAGATGGAGTGGAAGATGATGCAGGCAACTAGGAAAGATCCTGATTTCTTTTGCGATGTGGTGAAGAAAAAAATTGCTGCTTTTTTATTACAGGTACAGCCAGATACAGTGCATGCGGTTGGCTCAGATTTCTGCCAGTACCAGGATGGTGAGAAATTGCCTTTAGTCGGGGAGGCCCTTCCCCTGGGATTTAAAGGAACCATCGACGGTCATGCTGTAGAAGACAGGCTCGACCATCGCCAATGGGTCCGGTCACTAAAGAATGACCCCTACATAACTGTTGAGCTGATGATGCGCAAAGAATATGGCTATCTTGAAGAAATTCAGAAAAGCAGACGATTATTAGAGTCGATCATCAGATAA
- a CDS encoding phosphotransferase, which produces MKNFVPLLASEYGLTVTDVQQIKGIAANPVYSAETSKDKLFIKVVSKSRPANEEVYSARLQLLQDLANENVPVPSLKETLDGRLYVPTEDNFMEVYPFIPNGEFYSGHPGQVGQIAQAMARFHSVADKLKERPYFSVLEQSPSPFGAIAPITAEEIAEYQSLVHLLPKSVRGFIAYCLDVLKERTDDILREVTKIREKAQDVGIVHGDLHDQNVMMDKNTKNLMALVDWEGTHGRSRGFDIAYTLERLAVTPSPSHLYDTSFPFNQVGFNKKKIDQFLESYDQERTIDKALKAEFIPELQMEAVARGSKFLHSLFEGLQDKKEVDVNWLHLVLRIQTPARFDALNDFFMKTV; this is translated from the coding sequence ATGAAAAACTTTGTTCCTTTACTTGCATCAGAGTATGGCCTAACAGTTACCGATGTGCAGCAGATTAAAGGCATCGCCGCAAATCCAGTATACTCGGCAGAGACTTCCAAAGATAAACTTTTCATAAAAGTTGTTTCAAAATCCAGGCCTGCAAATGAAGAAGTTTACTCTGCACGTTTGCAATTACTTCAAGACTTAGCAAATGAGAATGTTCCAGTCCCCTCCCTGAAAGAAACGCTCGATGGGCGACTCTACGTTCCAACAGAAGATAATTTTATGGAAGTATACCCTTTTATTCCAAATGGAGAGTTTTATAGTGGACACCCTGGTCAAGTTGGTCAAATTGCCCAAGCGATGGCACGTTTTCACTCTGTGGCTGATAAATTAAAAGAACGGCCATATTTTTCTGTTTTAGAGCAGTCCCCCTCGCCATTCGGAGCTATTGCACCCATTACTGCAGAGGAAATAGCTGAATACCAAAGTCTGGTTCATTTACTCCCTAAAAGTGTACGAGGTTTTATTGCTTATTGTCTTGACGTTTTAAAGGAACGAACAGATGATATTCTCAGGGAGGTCACAAAAATAAGAGAAAAAGCACAGGATGTCGGAATAGTCCATGGAGACTTGCACGACCAGAATGTCATGATGGATAAAAACACAAAAAACCTGATGGCATTAGTCGATTGGGAAGGCACACACGGAAGAAGTCGTGGCTTTGATATTGCTTACACATTAGAAAGGCTAGCTGTTACTCCTTCCCCTTCACATCTTTATGATACATCGTTTCCATTCAATCAAGTAGGATTTAATAAAAAGAAGATAGACCAATTTCTGGAAAGTTATGACCAAGAACGAACCATAGATAAGGCTCTTAAAGCAGAATTTATTCCAGAACTACAAATGGAAGCTGTAGCAAGAGGAAGTAAATTTCTGCATTCGCTTTTTGAAGGTTTGCAGGATAAAAAAGAAGTAGACGTCAACTGGTTACATCTTGTCCTACGGATTCAAACTCCGGCGCGTTTTGATGCTCTTAACGATTTTTTTATGAAAACAGTTTGA